A part of Macrobrachium nipponense isolate FS-2020 chromosome 26, ASM1510439v2, whole genome shotgun sequence genomic DNA contains:
- the LOC135199659 gene encoding uncharacterized protein LOC135199659, with translation MIDEPPFNFKIDEPTCTFKIDEPPFSFKIDEPNCTFKIDEPPFTLKIDEPPFTFKIDEPNCTFKINEPPFTFEIDEPPFTSKIDESPFTFKIDEPSFNLKIDEPPSTFKIIDEPPFTLKIYEPPFTFKIHEPSFTFKIDEPTCSFKINELTFTFKIDEPICSFKIDEPPFTFKIGEPPFTLKIYEPPFTFKIDEPACTFKIAEPPFTCKIDEPHFTFKIDEPPFTCKINEPPFTFKIDEPPFTFKIDEPPCTSKIDEPHFTFKIDEPPFTFKIDEPSCTSKIDEPPFTFKIRLTNFIDEPPFTFKIDEPPFTFKIDEPPFTFKIDEPPCTCKIDEPPFTCKIDEPPFTFKIDEPPFTFKIDEPPCTCKIDEPPCTCKIDEPPTFQDRPFDDLLLSR, from the exons ATGATAGATGAACCACCTTTTAATTTCAAGATAGATGAACCAACTTGTACTTTCAAGATAGATGAACCACCTTTTTCCTTTAAGATAGATGAACCCAATTGTACTTTCAAGATAGATGAACCACCTTTTACTCTCAAGATAGACGAACCACCTTTTACTTTCAAGATAGATGAACCCAATTGTACTTTCAAGATAAATGAACCACCTTTTACTTTCGAGATAGATGAACCACCTTTTACTTCCAAGATAGATGAATCACCTTTTACTTTCAAGATAGATGAGCCATCTTTTAATTTAAAGATAGATGAACCACCTAGTACTTTCAAGATA ATAGATGAGCCACCTTTTACTTTAAAGATATATGAACCACCTTTTACTTTCAAGATACATGAACCATCTTTTACTTTCAAGATAGATGAACCAACTTGTTCTTTCAAGATAAATGAACTAACTTTTACTTTCAAGATAGATGAACCAATTTGTTCTTTCAAGATAGATGAACCACCTTTTACTTTTAAGATAGGTGAGCCACCTTTTACTTTAAAGATATATGAACCACCTTTTACTTTCAAGATAGATGAACCAGCTTGTACTTTCAAGATAGCTGAACCACCTTTTACTTGCAAGATAGATGAACCACATTTTACTTTCAAGATAGATGAACCACCTTTTACTTGCAAGATAAATGAACCACCTTTTACTTTCAAG ATAGATGAACCACCTTTTACTTTCAAGATAGATGAACCACCTTGTACTTCCAAGATAGATGAACCACATTTTACTTTCAAGATAGATGAACCACCTTTTACTTTCAAGATAGATGAACCATCTTGTACTTCCAAGATAGATGAACCACCATTTACTTTCAAGATAAGATTAACCAACTTT ATAGATGAACCACCTTTTACTTTCAAGATAGATGAACCACCTTTTACTTTCAAGATAGATGAACCACCTTTTACTTTCAAGATAGATGAACCGCCTTGTACTTGCAAGATAGATGAACCACCTTTTACTTGCAAGATAGATGAACCACCTTTTACTTTCAAGATTGATGAACCACCTTTTACTTTCAAGATAGATGAACCACCTTGTACTTGCAAGATAGATGAACCACCTTGTACTTGCAAGATAGATGAACCACCTACTTTTCAAGATAGACCTTTTGATGACCTTTTACTTTCAAGATAG
- the LOC135199660 gene encoding uncharacterized protein LOC135199660, with the protein MKALQLLCTALVAGAALSKPQGTSNALTIFTRVFSLPNSMGNYLDVYQYIPDLFNTGLDNDIESVHQTGMWIYYENPNYNVESGGEVYFVHGVDLSLNFPNQYCNLVTSMRYAGNKDVPNADTWTLYEGEFFSGLEFYGESDAASLDYLDLKASSMVLTGESPWTIYSGQSYSGDSRCVYPDTDHDIGPFGDRLDFGIYTTMSAVGVPDNTIRSVKKGCWASKVATPPEVKYDFKDK; encoded by the exons ATGAAGGCATTACAACTGCTATGTACAGCTTTGGTTGCTGGGGCGGCTTTGTCAAAGC CCCAGGGCACTTCGAACGCGCTGACCATATTCACGAGAGTCTTCAGCCTCCCCAACAGCATGGGGAACTACCTTGACGTCTACCAATACATTCCTGACCTCTTCAACACGGGCCTGGATAATGACATCGAAAGCGTTCATCAAACTGGCAT GTGGATCTATTACGAGAACCCCAACTACAACGTGGAGAGCGGGGGCGAAGTGTACTTCGTCCACGGCGTGGACCTCAGTTTGAACTTCCCTAATCAGTACTGTAACTTG GTGACATCCATGCGGTATGCAGGCAATAAAGACGTTCCCAACGCGGACACCTGGACGCTCTACGAGGGGGAATTCTTCTCTGGACTGGAGTTCTATGGAGAGAGTGATGCTGCGTCCCTTGATTACCTCGACCTCAAGGCTTCCTCCATGGTCCTGACGGGAGAGAGTCCTTGGACCATATATTC AGGTCAGTCGTACAGTGGAGACAGCCGCTGCGTCTACCCCGATACGGACCACGATATCGGGCCCTTTGGCGACAGGTTGGATTTCGGCATCTACACGACA ATGTCAGCAGTTGGCGTCCCAGACAACACAATACGCTCAGTCAAGAAGGGATGCTGGGCAAGTAAGGTCGCTACCCCTCCGGAGGTCAAGTACGACTTTAAGGACAAG